The Pseudomonas fluorescens genome segment CTCGGGCCTTGAGCGTAAAAGCGCAATGTTTCCGTTCAACGCGGGCCTGCACCTGTCCTGATATTTGGGCACAATCGAGCGATACCAAGAAGAGTCCGCGCCATGCTGATCGACGAAGAATTGACCCTGAAGAAACTCGAGGTGTTCCTCGCCTTCATGCGCACCGGCAACCTCGCCCGCGCCGCCGCCGAGTTGCAGACCAGCAACGTCAGCGTGCACCGTGCGATCCATTCGCTGGAAAGCGCCCTGCGCTGCCCGCTGTTCAAGCACGAAGGCCGCAACCTGACACCGCTGGAAAGCGCTTATGTGCTCGAAGAGCGAGCGCAGAAGCTGATTCAGGACGTGGTCGAAAGCGTGCGCCTGACCCGCGAAGCCGCCGGATTCTCCGCCGAGCGCTTCAAGCTCGGCTCGCTGTATTCGCTCACGGTGAAGACCGTGCCGCAGCTGATCATGGGCCTGAAGATCCGCCGCAGCGAACTCAACATCGACCTGATCCTCGGCTCGAACATCGACCTGCTCTACAAGCTGAAAAACATGGAAGTCGACGCGATCCTGGTGTCACTGGACGACACCGTCAACGACCCGGACTGCGAGCAGATCCCGCTGTTTTCCGACGACATCTTCCTCGCCACCCCGGCCGATTCGCGCTTCGCCCAACGCAGCGAAGTGGATCTGGCGGAGGTGCGCGACGAAACCTTCATCACCCTCACCCAAGGCTTCGCCACCCATCAGGACGGCATCCGGGTGTTCAGACAGGCAGGGTTCGAGCCGAAGGTGGCGATGCAAGTCAACGACATCTTCACCCTGCTGAGCATGGTCAGCTCCGGAGTCGGTTATGCGTTGCTGCCGGGAAGGATTGCGGCGGTGTACGAGAACCGGGTGAAGCTGATTCCGTTACAGGAAAAGTACCGGTTGCAGCAGCACATTGGTGTGGTGTTTTTGAAGGCCAAGGAGCGGGATCCGAATTTGCTGGCGTTGCTGGCGGAGTGTCGGATGTATGCGAATCGGGATGCGGCTGGGAGCCATCTTTAAGGATCAGATTCTCGTGTTGAACTTGAGAACCTTCCCCCTCACCCCAGCCCTCTCCCCCAAGGGGGCGAGGGGAAAGGGAGCAGATCGGGGGATCTTTCAAAATCTGAGTTCGACTCAGGAATTTCAGGTCGATGTATAGCGCATAAACAACTCGGTCAGTCCCCTCTCCCTCTGGGAGAGGGTTAGGCGGGCGGCGTTCCGATGAGGGGCTTTTGACGTTCAGCCCACAATCCCGCGAACAATGAAGAACAGCAGCGAAGGCCCAAGCAGGCAGCCAAGCCCAGTGTGGAAGGTCGCGGTCAACGCCCCATAAGGCACCAACCGCCGATCCGTCGCCGCCAGCCCCGCCGTCACACCACTCACCGTCCCGGCCAGCCCGCCAAACACCATCGCCGAGCGCGGGTTATCCAGCCCCATCCAGCGCGCCGCCACCGGGGTGCCGACCATCACCAGAATCGCCTTGATCAACCCGGTGGCAATCGACAGCGCCATCACATCCGAAGTCGCGCCAATCGCCGCACCGGTCACCGGCCCGACGATGTAAGTCACCGCCCCCGCGCCGATGGTGGTCATGCTCACCGCATCGCGATAACCGAACGCGTAAGCCATGCACGCGCCGACAATGAACGGCAGAATCGTGCCCAGCAGCAGCGCAATCACCCCGATCATCCCGGCCTTCTTC includes the following:
- a CDS encoding LysR family transcriptional regulator yields the protein MLIDEELTLKKLEVFLAFMRTGNLARAAAELQTSNVSVHRAIHSLESALRCPLFKHEGRNLTPLESAYVLEERAQKLIQDVVESVRLTREAAGFSAERFKLGSLYSLTVKTVPQLIMGLKIRRSELNIDLILGSNIDLLYKLKNMEVDAILVSLDDTVNDPDCEQIPLFSDDIFLATPADSRFAQRSEVDLAEVRDETFITLTQGFATHQDGIRVFRQAGFEPKVAMQVNDIFTLLSMVSSGVGYALLPGRIAAVYENRVKLIPLQEKYRLQQHIGVVFLKAKERDPNLLALLAECRMYANRDAAGSHL
- the madM gene encoding malonate transporter subunit MadM, with the protein product MWDLIEKGLEHNGLITAFAFVGVIMWVSVILSKRLTFGRIHGSAIAIVIGLVLAWVGGTMTGGQKGLADLTLFSGIGLMGGAMLRDFAIVATAFEVQATEAKKAGMIGVIALLLGTILPFIVGACMAYAFGYRDAVSMTTIGAGAVTYIVGPVTGAAIGATSDVMALSIATGLIKAILVMVGTPVAARWMGLDNPRSAMVFGGLAGTVSGVTAGLAATDRRLVPYGALTATFHTGLGCLLGPSLLFFIVRGIVG